One genomic window of Paenibacillus xylanilyticus includes the following:
- a CDS encoding AraC family transcriptional regulator, whose translation MDVQRTEKLIHAPKGMEQAPDKEGSLKWNGLTVIQFCLHTQGTRGSFFLKNHLLLFVKSGVYTVKYKNEKHTVRSNEMIFLHKAIKVDYEKSGEPGTEYLLDYMMFYLNGDILHKFADFADWKAILFTSEVAQVSVITVTAPMRAYINSLKSYFHQSDSISDGLVGVKFMELLFHLAEANTNLLQQLLYPHPTERSQIEQVVEENVTNPVSIEDLAYLSGKSLSTFKREFRALYNTSPLKWIRNRRLDLASQLLLESTQSVTDICYACGFENTTHFSKVFKMRFDLSPTEYRRQNLRKE comes from the coding sequence ATGGATGTACAACGAACTGAAAAACTAATTCATGCTCCAAAAGGAATGGAACAGGCACCAGACAAAGAGGGAAGCTTGAAATGGAATGGGCTGACAGTCATCCAGTTTTGCTTGCATACGCAGGGAACCAGAGGAAGCTTTTTCCTGAAAAATCATCTGCTGCTGTTCGTTAAATCAGGTGTATATACGGTTAAATACAAGAACGAAAAGCATACGGTACGGAGCAATGAAATGATATTCTTGCACAAAGCGATCAAAGTAGACTACGAAAAGTCGGGTGAGCCTGGTACTGAATATTTGCTGGATTATATGATGTTTTATCTGAACGGGGATATACTTCATAAGTTCGCAGATTTTGCAGATTGGAAGGCCATTCTTTTCACAAGTGAGGTCGCCCAGGTATCTGTCATTACAGTTACCGCCCCAATGAGAGCATATATTAACTCCCTAAAATCATATTTTCACCAATCTGATTCGATCAGCGACGGATTGGTCGGCGTCAAGTTCATGGAGCTGCTGTTTCATCTTGCTGAAGCAAACACAAACTTGCTGCAACAGCTGCTGTATCCCCATCCTACTGAACGGAGTCAGATTGAACAAGTCGTAGAAGAGAATGTGACCAATCCCGTTTCCATCGAAGATCTGGCCTATTTGTCTGGCAAAAGCCTGTCGACGTTCAAGCGGGAATTTCGGGCATTGTATAACACTTCTCCGTTAAAATGGATACGTAATCGCAGACTGGATCTGGCCAGTCAGCTCCTGCTCGAGTCGACACAATCGGTAACGGATATCTGTTACGCCTGCGGCTTCGAAAATACGACTCATTTTTCCAAGGTGTTTAAAATGCGCTTTGATCTTTCGCCAACGGAATATAGACGACAGAACTTAAGAAAAGAATAA
- a CDS encoding sugar O-acetyltransferase, giving the protein MTEKEKAQQGLLYDNNNDPQLVNERLEAKELCYDYNQLRPRMISEREAIMKKLLAKTGEKFWIEQPFYCDQGYNIEIGENFYCNHNTVMLDAAKITFGANVFIAPNCGFYTAGHPLDVEQRNQGLEIALPITVGDNVWIGGGVSVLAGVTIADNTVIGAGSVVTKDIPAGVIAAGNPCRVIRAITEADKNKYPRG; this is encoded by the coding sequence ATGACCGAGAAAGAAAAAGCACAACAAGGACTCTTATATGATAATAACAACGACCCACAATTGGTAAACGAACGCCTTGAAGCAAAAGAGCTGTGCTACGACTACAACCAGCTTCGTCCGCGCATGATATCCGAAAGAGAAGCCATTATGAAAAAACTTTTGGCGAAAACAGGAGAGAAGTTTTGGATAGAACAGCCCTTTTATTGTGATCAAGGATACAACATTGAGATTGGAGAAAACTTCTATTGTAATCATAATACGGTGATGCTGGATGCAGCGAAGATTACCTTTGGCGCCAATGTGTTCATTGCACCGAATTGTGGATTTTACACTGCTGGCCATCCCCTGGATGTTGAACAGCGCAATCAAGGGTTGGAGATTGCCCTCCCGATTACCGTAGGGGACAATGTGTGGATTGGCGGAGGCGTATCTGTGCTTGCAGGTGTAACGATTGCAGATAATACGGTGATCGGCGCGGGAAGCGTAGTGACGAAGGATATACCGGCAGGAGTCATTGCTGCAGGCAACCCATGCAGAGTCATTCGAGCGATTACGGAAGCGGATAAGAATAAATATCCTAGAGGGTAA
- a CDS encoding antibiotic biosynthesis monooxygenase — MLIQTRSMVIEKGHSDKVLERFNGPTPVVDMPGLIDFSVMVNKKSKEHEEVMVMIRWESEEAWKNWEKSDAHIQGHRNKRGQEKPAYLISTTVNMYEVQTVKAGKGTVQQ; from the coding sequence ATGTTGATACAAACACGCAGTATGGTTATCGAAAAAGGGCACAGTGACAAGGTGCTGGAACGTTTCAATGGCCCAACCCCAGTGGTGGACATGCCTGGTCTGATTGATTTTAGCGTCATGGTCAACAAGAAGAGCAAGGAACATGAAGAGGTTATGGTTATGATTCGTTGGGAATCGGAGGAAGCGTGGAAAAACTGGGAGAAAAGCGATGCACACATCCAGGGCCACCGCAACAAGAGAGGGCAGGAAAAACCTGCATATCTGATCAGCACAACCGTAAATATGTATGAAGTCCAAACTGTAAAAGCAGGCAAAGGCACGGTTCAACAATAA
- a CDS encoding aldo/keto reductase — MEYVKLGKTGLDVSRICLGCMGFGDASRWIHQWVLNEENSRPVIKKALELGINFFDTANVYSLGASEEILGRALKDYAKRDEVVIATKVHGRMHEGPNGAGLSRKAIMSEIDKSLMRLGTDYVDLYQIHRWDYHTPIEETMEALHDVVKAGKVRYLGASAMYAWQFQKALFVAERNGWTKFVSMQNHLNLLYREEEREMLPLCKEEGIGVIPYSPLASGRLTRDWSESTHRSETDQVQKSKYDSTADTDRFIVERVAEIASKHSVPRVHIALAWLLQKQPVTAPIIGATKISHLEDALAAMDLKLTAEEVAWLEETYVPHPVVGLIPIQ, encoded by the coding sequence ATGGAGTATGTGAAGCTGGGGAAGACAGGGTTGGATGTCTCTAGAATTTGCCTGGGATGCATGGGATTTGGGGATGCCAGCCGATGGATTCATCAATGGGTACTGAACGAGGAGAATAGCCGGCCTGTCATTAAGAAGGCTCTGGAGCTTGGTATTAACTTTTTTGATACAGCGAATGTCTATTCTCTGGGAGCAAGTGAAGAGATCCTTGGGCGGGCCTTGAAAGATTATGCCAAACGAGACGAGGTTGTTATTGCCACCAAGGTGCATGGACGAATGCATGAAGGACCGAACGGCGCCGGATTGTCCCGCAAAGCGATCATGAGCGAAATTGATAAGAGTCTGATGCGGCTTGGAACTGACTATGTAGATCTGTATCAAATTCATCGCTGGGACTACCATACCCCAATCGAAGAAACCATGGAGGCATTACACGATGTAGTCAAAGCCGGAAAAGTAAGATATCTTGGTGCTTCTGCGATGTACGCCTGGCAGTTCCAAAAGGCCTTGTTTGTCGCTGAGCGCAATGGCTGGACCAAATTCGTTTCCATGCAAAATCATCTGAACTTACTGTACCGTGAAGAGGAACGAGAGATGCTTCCCCTATGCAAGGAGGAAGGGATCGGAGTCATTCCCTACAGCCCGCTTGCTTCAGGTAGACTGACACGTGACTGGTCGGAATCAACGCATCGCTCGGAGACGGATCAGGTGCAGAAATCCAAATACGACTCTACTGCCGATACGGATCGCTTCATTGTAGAGCGGGTTGCAGAGATCGCAAGTAAGCACAGTGTTCCGCGGGTTCACATTGCTCTGGCATGGCTTCTGCAGAAGCAGCCCGTAACAGCTCCCATTATCGGTGCGACGAAGATATCACATCTGGAGGATGCCCTTGCAGCCATGGACCTGAAGCTGACAGCAGAAGAAGTCGCGTGGTTGGAAGAAACTTATGTGCCACATCCGGTTGTGGGTTTAATTCCAATTCAATAA
- a CDS encoding helix-turn-helix transcriptional regulator, which translates to MKPHSIERIKIPAGFWAGLEQMGIDTRVVARRAQLPLTKLTNTIVNTDEYFAIWQAYSDLMGDTAEGIIKLATAYETAHYPPSVLATYHARDYRDALYRMARYKRMCPPESLHITEEEDRCIIELEWMNGGPFGPPVLVGITLAFLLELGRRGTGQSLNAMQVEFSQPMGDVKALEAYFGCHIRMGAPRNRLILRQKDLDLPFISYNEELLEMLTPILDRSLDEQKQAQSMTEAVVWILKRSLTGGRPDIQIVAQELGVSNRTLQRRLTDENTSFKQLLTQARHEQARVYLADPSLDIKEVAFLVGYEDQNSFYRAFRLWEGETPTNWRSKQESCRNRVLRIDG; encoded by the coding sequence ATGAAGCCGCATTCCATTGAACGTATTAAGATTCCAGCCGGATTCTGGGCAGGCTTGGAGCAAATGGGGATCGACACCCGTGTCGTAGCCCGCAGAGCACAACTGCCACTCACCAAGCTTACGAATACAATCGTCAATACTGACGAATATTTTGCAATCTGGCAGGCTTATTCCGACCTCATGGGTGACACGGCTGAAGGAATCATCAAACTGGCAACCGCTTATGAAACAGCCCACTATCCACCAAGTGTACTAGCCACTTACCATGCCCGTGACTACCGTGATGCGCTATATCGGATGGCTCGGTACAAACGAATGTGTCCTCCCGAAAGCTTGCACATTACCGAGGAGGAGGATCGCTGTATTATTGAACTGGAGTGGATGAATGGTGGACCATTCGGACCTCCCGTCCTGGTTGGAATTACGCTGGCCTTTCTTCTGGAGCTGGGACGTCGTGGTACAGGGCAGTCTTTGAATGCAATGCAGGTCGAATTCTCACAGCCCATGGGAGACGTAAAGGCTCTGGAAGCTTACTTCGGCTGCCATATCCGGATGGGTGCACCAAGGAATCGATTGATTTTGCGTCAAAAAGATCTGGATCTGCCCTTCATCTCCTATAACGAAGAGCTGCTTGAGATGCTGACGCCCATACTGGATCGCTCGCTGGACGAACAGAAACAGGCTCAATCCATGACAGAAGCGGTCGTATGGATTCTTAAACGGAGCCTAACAGGTGGACGTCCCGATATCCAAATCGTAGCGCAGGAGTTAGGCGTAAGTAATCGGACACTACAGCGCAGACTCACCGATGAGAACACCAGCTTCAAGCAGCTGCTGACCCAAGCCAGACATGAGCAGGCTCGAGTATACCTAGCTGATCCGTCACTTGATATCAAAGAAGTGGCCTTTCTTGTAGGGTATGAAGACCAGAATTCATTTTATCGGGCATTCCGGCTATGGGAGGGGGAAACGCCTACGAATTGGCGCTCAAAGCAAGAAAGCTGCCGTAACAGGGTGTTACGAATTGATGGATAA
- a CDS encoding stalk domain-containing protein, protein MARKHIGKTIAATLIGLSLLGTTVNIGDVHAAPAISVKLDNVALQFDAAPRVDKGVTYVPFRTVGEALGIQITWNSKTQTVKAVGSVKGQATEVLLQVGNTSATVNGTKVKLAAAPVQREGRVLIPLSSFSSQFGVGVKWDQATRTVSLVSPQREMHLRAFYAVRAFHEIDLVPSMNSIAFGWSRIDRNGQFTLQGDEYYLPEAAGEVTPQTIVADAADQNIIPYLMVYALDGQGELTKVLSDSSLRDKSIQGINEAVTENGFGGVVLDFEGLGFKLDAKQQQKLLNDYVKQLKASLPRDISISLAVPPLNSAYKGYDYKTLASLADDLIIMAYQYNPAGTKAQVPEPNSLVDQAIQLALNAGVPKDKLLLGINLNSETGTSVDDKLGLAKRYDLKGAAFWRLGLFREFNNQMVDAVNSSVIKE, encoded by the coding sequence ATGGCTCGTAAACACATAGGCAAAACCATTGCTGCCACCTTGATTGGTTTGTCCTTGCTTGGAACGACGGTAAACATCGGTGATGTGCATGCAGCACCTGCCATATCAGTCAAGTTGGATAATGTAGCACTCCAATTTGATGCCGCCCCTCGAGTTGACAAAGGCGTTACTTATGTCCCCTTCCGTACCGTAGGTGAAGCATTGGGGATCCAGATTACGTGGAATAGCAAAACACAAACCGTCAAAGCCGTAGGCAGTGTAAAAGGTCAGGCTACAGAGGTCCTCCTTCAAGTGGGAAATACCAGCGCTACCGTTAACGGCACCAAAGTGAAGCTTGCCGCAGCCCCGGTTCAACGAGAAGGACGCGTACTCATTCCGCTGAGTTCGTTCAGCAGCCAATTCGGCGTAGGTGTGAAATGGGATCAGGCCACACGTACAGTTTCTCTCGTATCCCCACAGCGTGAAATGCATTTGAGAGCCTTTTATGCCGTGCGGGCATTTCATGAAATCGATCTGGTCCCATCCATGAACTCTATAGCTTTTGGCTGGAGTCGAATTGACCGGAATGGCCAATTTACGCTTCAAGGAGATGAATATTATCTGCCTGAGGCAGCAGGCGAAGTGACCCCTCAGACCATCGTAGCGGATGCTGCAGATCAGAATATCATACCGTACCTTATGGTATACGCACTGGATGGTCAAGGCGAGCTAACCAAAGTTTTGAGTGACAGCAGTCTGCGCGACAAGTCGATTCAGGGCATTAACGAGGCTGTGACTGAGAATGGATTTGGTGGCGTTGTTCTTGATTTTGAAGGTCTGGGTTTCAAACTGGATGCCAAGCAGCAGCAGAAACTGCTTAACGATTATGTCAAACAGTTAAAAGCCTCTCTGCCTCGTGACATTTCGATATCACTGGCTGTTCCGCCTCTGAACAGCGCATATAAAGGCTATGATTACAAAACGCTCGCTTCCTTGGCAGACGATCTTATTATTATGGCTTATCAATATAACCCTGCCGGTACCAAGGCACAGGTCCCTGAACCCAACAGTCTTGTTGACCAAGCGATCCAGCTTGCACTTAACGCAGGTGTTCCAAAAGACAAGCTGCTGCTTGGGATTAACTTAAACAGCGAAACGGGAACCTCCGTTGATGACAAGCTTGGCTTGGCCAAGAGATATGATCTCAAAGGAGCAGCATTCTGGCGCCTTGGCTTATTCCGTGAATTCAACAATCAAATGGTAGATGCGGTGAATTCGTCAGTGATCAAAGAGTAA
- a CDS encoding 5'-nucleotidase C-terminal domain-containing protein translates to MKHRSKLSWIVIMVLVFSTLFGGIAAAETYTVKKGDTLWTIAKTNGTTVAEMQKLNRLKNVNVLQVGQKLKLLEKPSTGIEVPQKEEQAESTTITILGTSDVHGNLWGYTYEDSAETTNNGLARISTYVNEVKKTSPNVLLIDNGDTYQGNILTDDIYRKNTDVIHPVSKAMNAMKYDAMVFGNHEFNFGLDHVDRIMKELNFPVLGANIKTEDGGTLGEPYTIINVDGIKVGIIGVTTPNVPRWDGDKVDGLTFEHMGETVKKYAQYLKNEKKVDVLIASAHAGMFAEFDEDGASDSAERIVNMVPELDAMLVGHMHIVVNEKIGQTVIGGPRNLGRDIVRFDIEVKKEKGKNKVTDRQVQVVDMASYTPDQAIRDLVKEEHEATIQFITGGGSAGAEGSSGGIFGQATEDFQPVNEINGIPEGKLQDTAVVDLINKVQMEVSGADVSAAALFKDTSNLKKGNITYANIFDIYKFDNVLYTVKVTGKELKAYMEWSASHYNQWKEGDVSISFDPEVPGYLYDMFAGVDYKIDLSKPAGQRIIDVMYQGKPLADTQELKLAVNNYRYSSALKAYKLVEANRDWESPRSIRDYLVEYIQEHQEISPEVDNNWEIVGIDLESPYRDEIIQLVNEGKIDVPYDQSLNVNELIKQGIIKK, encoded by the coding sequence ATGAAGCATCGTAGTAAGCTCAGCTGGATTGTCATCATGGTTTTGGTGTTCTCTACTCTTTTTGGTGGAATTGCGGCTGCCGAGACGTACACCGTTAAAAAAGGAGATACGTTGTGGACCATCGCCAAAACAAATGGGACAACCGTAGCAGAGATGCAAAAGCTCAATCGATTGAAAAACGTGAATGTCCTTCAAGTGGGCCAAAAGCTAAAGCTTCTTGAGAAGCCATCCACAGGGATTGAGGTTCCTCAAAAAGAAGAGCAAGCCGAATCCACTACAATCACCATTCTGGGCACCTCTGACGTGCACGGGAATCTGTGGGGCTATACTTATGAAGATAGTGCGGAAACAACGAATAACGGGCTCGCACGGATATCTACATATGTCAATGAAGTGAAGAAGACCTCCCCTAACGTGCTGTTGATTGACAATGGGGACACATATCAAGGCAATATTTTAACAGATGATATTTATCGTAAAAACACGGATGTCATTCATCCTGTTTCCAAAGCCATGAACGCCATGAAGTACGATGCCATGGTTTTTGGTAACCATGAATTCAATTTTGGACTGGATCATGTGGATCGAATTATGAAAGAACTGAACTTCCCCGTACTTGGAGCCAACATCAAGACAGAAGATGGCGGGACACTTGGCGAGCCGTACACGATTATCAATGTAGATGGCATAAAAGTAGGGATTATCGGTGTAACGACACCCAATGTACCTCGTTGGGACGGTGATAAGGTAGACGGCCTTACGTTCGAGCATATGGGTGAAACGGTGAAGAAGTATGCACAATACCTCAAAAATGAGAAAAAAGTGGATGTACTTATCGCGAGCGCTCATGCAGGCATGTTTGCTGAGTTCGACGAAGACGGAGCTTCAGACTCCGCTGAACGAATTGTAAATATGGTGCCTGAACTTGATGCCATGCTGGTTGGGCACATGCACATCGTGGTTAACGAAAAAATCGGACAAACCGTTATCGGTGGCCCTCGCAACCTTGGCCGTGACATTGTGCGTTTTGATATCGAAGTGAAAAAAGAAAAAGGTAAAAATAAAGTGACGGACCGTCAGGTTCAAGTGGTAGACATGGCTTCCTACACCCCTGATCAAGCGATTCGTGACCTGGTGAAGGAAGAGCACGAAGCTACGATCCAATTCATTACAGGTGGTGGTTCTGCTGGAGCGGAAGGATCGTCTGGTGGTATTTTCGGTCAGGCAACCGAGGACTTCCAGCCTGTGAATGAAATTAATGGGATTCCTGAAGGCAAGCTTCAAGATACAGCCGTGGTTGATCTGATCAACAAGGTTCAGATGGAAGTGAGCGGAGCGGATGTTTCGGCCGCTGCACTCTTCAAAGACACCTCCAATCTGAAAAAAGGCAATATCACATATGCGAATATTTTCGATATTTACAAATTCGATAATGTGCTCTATACCGTTAAGGTTACGGGTAAAGAACTGAAGGCGTATATGGAATGGTCTGCCTCACACTACAATCAGTGGAAAGAGGGAGACGTTTCGATCAGCTTCGATCCTGAGGTTCCAGGTTATTTGTATGACATGTTTGCTGGCGTAGACTACAAAATCGACCTGTCCAAGCCTGCAGGGCAGCGTATCATCGATGTAATGTATCAAGGCAAGCCTCTGGCTGATACACAAGAACTGAAGCTTGCTGTAAACAACTATCGATACAGCAGTGCACTGAAAGCTTACAAATTGGTAGAAGCAAACCGCGATTGGGAATCACCACGCAGCATTCGGGATTACCTGGTGGAATATATTCAAGAGCATCAGGAGATTTCTCCGGAAGTGGACAATAACTGGGAGATCGTTGGAATCGACCTCGAAAGCCCTTATCGGGATGAGATCATTCAACTGGTGAATGAAGGCAAGATCGATGTTCCTTATGACCAATCGCTTAATGTGAACGAGCTGATCAAGCAAGGAATTATTAAGAAATAA
- a CDS encoding S-layer homology domain-containing protein, which translates to MRQTINRITLCFFAMILVVFPISWSKAQAADSYKSLDLYFPTDIDGHWAYDTLDNFVNADLLNGYSLGNGEVALKPNHPITRAEFVAILVQATGLHSTAQGKSFSDVKAGKWYAESIRIASSLGVVGGVSSTEFGPDLPITRGDIAVMVVRAFSDTVEFKGESITFKDVPNYYAASAITKASQAGIVSGMTTTTFQPFAKATRAQAVVMLERALQLEQTELPEASELTALASTATDSEIQAMTDHNYDQLSVTYATYYTGYQLSSNFTSLEDITSVVDEGTTMDIEMLSQPNFTVIETSNRLAVLEAEGGKMKVTIHSGKEQQEETVSMDGLYKLKKMNDNSWKIYAILPYEE; encoded by the coding sequence ATGAGACAAACGATTAACCGCATCACTCTTTGCTTCTTCGCCATGATCCTTGTGGTATTCCCTATTTCGTGGAGCAAAGCCCAGGCTGCCGATTCGTACAAATCGCTGGATTTGTATTTCCCGACAGATATTGATGGCCACTGGGCATACGATACGCTTGACAACTTCGTTAACGCTGACCTTCTTAACGGTTACAGCCTGGGCAATGGCGAGGTCGCTCTTAAGCCCAATCATCCCATCACTCGTGCAGAATTCGTAGCTATTCTTGTTCAGGCTACAGGACTACATAGTACAGCTCAGGGAAAATCCTTCAGTGATGTAAAAGCAGGCAAATGGTATGCGGAGTCCATTCGGATTGCCAGTTCACTTGGCGTCGTTGGGGGTGTAAGCAGCACTGAATTCGGACCTGACCTCCCGATCACACGCGGTGATATCGCGGTAATGGTCGTACGTGCGTTCTCCGATACAGTCGAGTTTAAAGGTGAATCCATAACCTTCAAGGACGTTCCAAACTATTATGCAGCTTCCGCCATTACCAAAGCGAGCCAGGCTGGTATTGTTTCAGGAATGACAACAACTACGTTTCAGCCTTTCGCAAAAGCTACACGTGCTCAAGCTGTAGTTATGCTTGAACGAGCTTTACAATTGGAGCAAACCGAGCTGCCGGAGGCATCTGAACTGACGGCACTGGCTTCCACTGCTACGGACTCGGAAATTCAAGCCATGACGGATCATAACTATGATCAGCTGTCCGTAACCTATGCAACCTATTACACCGGATATCAGCTTTCATCCAATTTTACGTCTCTGGAGGATATCACTTCTGTAGTAGATGAGGGAACCACAATGGATATTGAGATGCTCTCCCAACCGAATTTTACTGTCATCGAAACCTCTAACCGTTTGGCTGTATTAGAAGCAGAAGGCGGCAAGATGAAAGTAACGATCCATTCGGGTAAAGAACAACAGGAAGAAACGGTTTCCATGGACGGATTGTATAAACTCAAAAAAATGAATGATAACAGCTGGAAAATCTATGCCATCCTGCCTTATGAAGAATAG
- a CDS encoding amino acid permease produces the protein MSKASETSTEDKKLKWWQLSLLGVAGTIGTGYFLGSSLAISIGGPAVLLAYILAALGTYVVFDALARMTSDHPEQGSFRSYAKKAFGSWAGFASGWVYWFSELLIMGSQLTALSIFSRFWFPNVPLWIFAAGFGIVGLCIVFFGNKGFDRVENVLAIIKIAAILMFLVLAIALLAGWIGGTKYEHNVPLSMTEIFPKGGIGLWSAFLFAFYAYGGIEVLGIMSYRLQKPEEAPKAGKVMLISLSTVYVVSIGLALTMVPLGAFNPKESPFVLALSSDHLAFVPHLFNGVLIVAGFSTMTASLYAVTSMMLTLAQEGDAPRLFSRKWKKKYPLSALSLIGCGLIATIVMSLLLPGKVYEYVTTAAGLMLMYNWLFILLSSGRLLKAGRFSVVKRWIGLVLIGLAVTGTLFHPLSRPGFFISLLLVLVIGISDMIVQRVRKKQKEEPTSTAQEEEPHNPLESPSFHITGMRLRKSKLK, from the coding sequence ATGAGTAAAGCATCAGAGACCTCAACGGAGGATAAGAAACTAAAATGGTGGCAGCTCAGCTTGCTTGGTGTAGCAGGCACGATTGGTACAGGCTACTTTCTGGGCTCCAGCCTCGCGATTTCGATCGGTGGCCCGGCAGTATTACTGGCTTACATTTTGGCTGCCCTCGGTACATATGTAGTTTTTGATGCCTTGGCTAGAATGACATCGGATCACCCAGAGCAGGGATCTTTTCGTTCCTATGCCAAGAAGGCATTCGGAAGCTGGGCTGGCTTTGCCAGTGGGTGGGTGTATTGGTTTTCCGAGCTGCTAATTATGGGAAGTCAGTTGACGGCCTTGTCCATTTTTTCGCGTTTTTGGTTCCCGAATGTTCCTCTCTGGATATTTGCAGCCGGATTTGGAATTGTAGGGCTATGCATCGTGTTCTTCGGAAATAAAGGGTTTGACCGGGTTGAAAATGTACTTGCCATTATTAAGATCGCAGCCATTCTTATGTTTCTGGTACTTGCTATCGCGCTTCTCGCAGGGTGGATTGGGGGAACGAAGTACGAGCATAACGTACCGCTGAGCATGACTGAAATTTTCCCGAAAGGTGGGATCGGTCTGTGGTCTGCATTCCTATTTGCTTTTTATGCCTATGGGGGAATTGAGGTACTCGGAATTATGTCCTACCGGCTTCAAAAGCCGGAAGAGGCTCCCAAGGCAGGCAAAGTGATGCTGATCTCGCTTTCAACGGTTTACGTTGTGTCGATCGGACTTGCTTTGACCATGGTTCCGCTTGGTGCCTTTAATCCCAAAGAGAGTCCCTTTGTACTGGCACTGAGCAGTGATCATTTGGCATTTGTTCCGCATTTGTTCAATGGAGTGTTGATTGTAGCAGGTTTCTCTACCATGACGGCGTCACTTTATGCGGTGACCTCCATGATGCTGACATTGGCACAGGAAGGAGACGCTCCGCGGTTGTTCTCGCGAAAATGGAAGAAGAAGTATCCATTATCCGCACTCTCACTGATCGGATGCGGCCTTATCGCAACCATCGTCATGTCTTTGCTGCTTCCTGGCAAGGTCTATGAATATGTAACAACTGCGGCTGGATTGATGCTCATGTACAATTGGTTGTTCATTTTGTTATCTTCTGGCCGCCTTCTGAAAGCAGGGAGGTTCAGCGTTGTCAAACGATGGATTGGGCTGGTACTGATTGGCCTCGCTGTAACAGGTACGCTTTTCCATCCCCTGAGTCGACCCGGCTTCTTTATCAGTCTGCTGCTTGTCTTAGTTATTGGAATTAGCGATATGATTGTGCAAAGGGTTCGGAAGAAGCAAAAGGAAGAGCCCACCAGCACAGCTCAGGAAGAAGAGCCGCATAACCCCCTGGAAAGTCCCAGCTTCCACATTACCGGGATGAGACTTCGCAAAAGCAAGCTTAAATGA